TGGCCACTAAGAGTGAGCTATATGTGCACAGGCTTCTTAAGTAATAGGAATTTATAGTAACCAACAATGTTACTAACTTGATATGTTTCATTGGTTGTTAGCAAGCAAAGAGACTTCCTACAAGTGGCAAAGCAAAGACGGTGCCTGGGATCCCTCACAGACAATGAAGAAACCAAAGCAGAACCAACTTACTCCTGTAACCAACTCAGAAGTGGCTTTGGTCAATGCCTATCTTGAGCAAAGACGAGCCAGGCGCCAGTCTCAGTTCAATGAGGTGAACCAGAACCAACATGACAGTGATACTACGGAGTGTGGCAGTGAAGAATCTAACTCAGAAGCCTCCTCATGGAAGGAGAGTGAAAGTGAACACCACCCATCACCAGACAGTATTAAGAGGAGAAAAATGGCTCAGAGGCAAAGGAATCTGGGAAGTTACCAAATGAGTGAAAGGCACTGCCTCCACTGCAAAGCCATGAGAACCAATGAATGGTTGGTGCACCATTCCCAACAAAAGGCTTCAGTAACACCGCCAATGAAAGGAGACAGTCCAGAGGAAAGTTCCATATCTGACATTAACACGAAATTtagtaaattttgaattttatcacgTTCTTCCCTCACTTGAAGCCGAATGAAAGAgatgaataaaacatgaaaaatcacCAGAGCTCTAGGTGAGGAGACTTTTACAACAAAGTCTCTctaccaacaaacaaaaacatacttgGAACCCAAGAGGTAAAATCTCAcacaattctttgttcaaaaaaaAGGCCATCGAATGTATTTATGGCACCATTAGAACACCGAAGATCTGTATCTGCgatgattttttaatttgaaatagcACAAGACAGATATTTTATGCCTTGAGTGTATGTATTTTGTTTATGTCTGTAATACGAATAAGAaagctctttgaaaatatattatttatgttgAGAAACCACTTAAATGTATTCAGATGTTTTGCTTAtctgactgactgaatgaactAGGTGAAGTTGGTTGGAATAGAATTGCCCCATCCTGTCTAGGTTTGACCCTATAAGAACTGTATTGCCACACATGTCAGCTAGGGGCTAGTGTGGAAGAGGAGCTCAAGAGGCTGGAATAAGATGTGATTCCTGGAGTAGTTAAGTGGGGCCCCCAGGTGTGGGGAATGTAAGCAGGCTTAAGTAAATGGGTGGTCAATCTGGAGGTCATCTTCCCAGAATAGAAATGGGAAATAGGGTGGATGGCAGGACCCCAGCTGGGATAGAAAACAAGGCCCAGATCCCAGAGGAGAGGGCTGGCAAGCACAAGATGAAGCAGCAGGGACTCTTATCTTGCGGCTATAGTTCAAAGCAGGGCCTAAGTCTTGGgggaagctgggtgcagtggctcatgcctgtaatcccagcaccctgagaggccggcaggaggatcacttgagcccaggaattcgagactagcctgggcaaaatggtatGACCTTGTCTTtattgggggggaaaaaaaaagtctagggTAAGGACTTGGGTAGTATGTGTGGTTAAGACTACAGTCTAATACTAAGGACTCAGCCTTTCATGGGAGACAGGTAGGGGATGGGGACAGAGACCAGACAGCAGCGACTTTGGGCCCAGGAGTCATTCCTGATAAGAGCAGATTCCTCAACTGAATACAACAAAGATCCCTGGGAGGCAATGAGGGAGTCCCAACCACTGGGACTAGGCCACTAGAATCCACAAAACAGGGTAACATTTCTCAGCCTATTTGTGGAGGCTTTGTCTTATTCAGATTGCCTCAGGATTAGAACAGGTCTGAAGGCACAGGAGAGAAGCAGTGAAGCTGTCCTCACAGAGTTAACAAGAATTCTAGACGGAAATATAGTTATAAATAAGCACTAATCAGGCTGCACTTTGACCTACTTCCTTGTAACCCAAAGTCACTAGATCCTGACCATTGGTATCCCCATTGTTCCTACAGATGGGATTTTTGACATTAGAATTCTAAGTCTTTTGTTTAAGAACTGCTTAAGATGTTTTTCAGGTCCTAAATTCTAAGGAAACAGCTAATGCTAACCAGTTTGAAGAACCCACAGAGGAATGGAATCAGCATGAGAATACAGTTTCATCATCTCCCTGTCCATGACTTCACACTGCACTCTTTGACCCCTCAGTGATCTCCACACTTTGGCCCACTCCATGATCCTTAAAATCCTAGCCCCCAAATcctcagggagatggatttgaggttcCCTTTCATCTCCTCATTGGGCAGACCTATGATTAAacctttctctgctgcaacctgGGATCTCAGTGTATTGACTTGTTGCacatgaaactgcctttgcaaaatcatgacagtaagagaaatctgacatagctgactccatcttgcttctgacctttaagctgtccttggcCATTCTtgggcataggccaagctaactttgggaggaatttacAGTTTAACCTTGAAGCAAGGATGACAATACCCCTTCCCCAAAAtaaaccacctttgtaaaactaatgaaagtccACAAAATTAGGATTATGAGAGGTTCTTGAATTCTGAGAAGATGTAAGCATAGTTTCTGTAAACTCTTACTGCTGaggagtcatgtggccagagATGACAAGGTTTGTGTTATCCCCagttgctcctatagataacatcaccaCTGTGGAACCTAAAATTGGTTTTTTGAGATGTCTTTCAGACTGACCTCACCCAGACCTGTGATGCATGACTCAATTGGTCCTGTGGCCCCACACAGAAGCAGACTGGGTGCAtgaggaccattttccacacccctGTGATTTCATTCCCACTCAATtggcagcacccattccctagacCCCTGCCCACCAATTTACCTATAAAAAGCCTAGCCCCCGAGCCTTTGtggagactgatttgagtgatAACTCCAGTTCTTCTGCATGGCCAGCCTCATGTCAAACTCTTTACTGCAATGCCGTGGTCTTAGTGAATTGATCTTGTCTAGGCAGCAAGCAGGAAGAACCTGTTGGGTGAATGCATGCTTATCAGGCAGCAGACCGATTATGGTTACAGCAGAACAACTTCGAGATTCAGTAGTTCAAGCATCAACCTTTTCCACAAAAACTTTCCttgctggcaccacccagatcaataaactggctcatctgatcttgtggcccccaccagGAACTGACTAagcacaagaagacagcttcaacACCCTATGATTTCATatctgaccaatcagcactcccggCTCACTGGCTTCCCTGCATCCataagttgtccttaaaaactctggccaggcgtggtggctcatgcttgtaatcccagcgctttgggaggccaaggtgggcagatcatctgaggtcaggagttcgagaccagcctgactaacatggtgaaatcctgtctctactaaaaaatacaaaaaattccggcagatcacgaggtcaggagatcgagaccatcctggctaacatggtgaaaccccatctctactaaaaatacaaaaaattagccaggcatggtggcaggtgcctgtaatcctagctacttgggaggctgaggcagtagaatggtgtgaacctgggaggcagagcttgcagtgagctgagatcatgccactgcactccagcctgagtgacagagtgagacttcatctcaaaaagaaaaaaaaagcaaaacaaaaaattagctgagcatgagcatggtggcacatgttcataatgccagctactcaagaggctgaggcaggagaattgcttgaacctgggaggtggaagttgcagtgatctgagatcacgccattgcactccagcctgggcagcagagcaaaactccgtctcaaaaaacaaaacaaaacaaacaaaaaacaacaacaacaacaacaacaacaaaaaacctctgATCTCCAAATGCTCAGGAatactgatttgagtaataataatacTTCAGTCTCCTGAAAGCCAGCTccgtgtgaattactctttctctatcgcaattcccctgtcttgataaattggctctgtctaggcagcaggcaaggtgaacccattgggtaGTTACAATAATCCTAATTTTcatggcctttcattagttttacaaagaaGATTTCAGTCCCTGAGCAAGGAGAGAGTTAGTTTTAGGGAGAAACTATTatccttgcttcaaagttaaactataaaataaattcctACACCTAGGAGTGAGCAAGGCCAACCAGCTCATGAGGCTAGAGGCAAGATGGAGTTAGCCATGCTGGATTTTTCTCATCATTATAatctttgcaaaggtggtttccaCCTTATGACATCAGCTTGCCTCCTCTGCAGGGATTAAGCCTGGCCAGCTTAagacaaaaagggggaaatggagATTTAGCTGGAAGCATTGGTGAGGATAGAAATGAACTTTGCACTGACTGTTGAGAAACAAGGGACAGTAGGAACTAAAACAGTGAGGTCAATGGCCAAGGGTTTgagtggaggagaaggaggaggggatcTGGTTTCAGACCGCGTGGGGAGTGAGAACTCTCATGTGAGTGGGCTGCCTTGCTCCATCATCCCAGGACATGGTGAACCATAGAATGAGGAGCAAAACCATGGTCAGGTGCAGATCTGGTGAGATGAGATGGTTatgaagctgggactatagacactaGTCATGGCTGGATGTTGCCTTTGTGCAGAGTCTGGTGTGGGCTCTACACCAAGCTGAACACCATCAAGAAAACCAGATAGCAACTATGACTATTCCCCAGTGCCACTCCTTTATCTCATGAAGGTGTACTATCTTCCAGCACACTCTAGAAGTAGTATTTTGAAAATGACAACCCATTAGCAGATTGTGAAATCAATTTAGTGGGTCATGAtttgcatttattaaataataaacagaaagttGGTTgagtgcggtggcttacgcctataatcccaacactttgggaggccaaggtgggcagattacttgaggccaggagtttgagaccaacctggccaacatggcaaaaacctgtctctattaaaaatacaa
This Macaca mulatta isolate MMU2019108-1 chromosome 3, T2T-MMU8v2.0, whole genome shotgun sequence DNA region includes the following protein-coding sequences:
- the SSMEM1 gene encoding serine-rich single-pass membrane protein 1, whose translation is MGDLFSLFWEVDPPPIPLNCAIPNQDYECRKDDSCGTIGNFLLWYFVIVFVLMFFSRASVWMSEDKKDEGSGTSTSVRKASKETSYKWQSKDGAWDPSQTMKKPKQNQLTPVTNSEVALVNAYLEQRRARRQSQFNEVNQNQHDSDTTECGSEESNSEASSWKESESEHHPSPDSIKRRKMAQRQRNLGSYQMSERHCLHCKAMRTNEWLVHHSQQKASVTPPMKGDSPEESSISDINTKFSKF